Proteins encoded together in one Aeromonas encheleia window:
- a CDS encoding aminodeoxychorismate/anthranilate synthase component II: MTNIFLLDNFDSFTYNLVDQFRTLGYPVRIYRNSLPATRIMQEIEACDGDAVLVLSPGPGAPHEAGCLIDLIKLARGRVPILGICLGHQALCEAYGGTVGAAEEIVHGKRSLIEHHGHGAFAGLPSPLPVARYHSLVATYVPEELQVIAHYQGMPMAIEQRDERVLGFQFHPESIMTSEGARLLTQALAHITRPESHVR, encoded by the coding sequence ATGACTAACATCTTCCTGCTCGATAACTTCGATTCGTTCACTTATAACCTGGTGGATCAGTTCCGCACCCTCGGCTACCCGGTGCGCATCTACCGCAACAGCCTGCCGGCGACCCGCATCATGCAGGAGATCGAAGCCTGTGACGGGGATGCGGTGCTGGTGCTCTCGCCGGGGCCGGGCGCCCCCCACGAGGCCGGCTGCCTCATCGATCTCATCAAGCTGGCCCGCGGCCGGGTGCCGATCCTCGGCATCTGCCTCGGTCATCAGGCGCTGTGCGAAGCCTATGGCGGCACCGTCGGCGCGGCGGAGGAGATAGTCCACGGCAAGCGCTCCCTCATCGAGCACCATGGCCACGGCGCCTTCGCCGGCCTGCCGAGCCCGCTGCCGGTGGCCCGTTACCACTCGCTGGTCGCCACCTATGTGCCGGAAGAGCTGCAGGTGATTGCCCACTACCAGGGCATGCCCATGGCCATCGAGCAACGGGACGAGCGGGTGCTGGGCTTCCAGTTCCACCCGGAATCCATCATGACCAGCGAAGGGGCCCGCCTGCTCACCCAGGCGCTCGCCCATATCACCCGCCCAGAAAGCCACGTGCGGTAA
- the trpD gene encoding anthranilate phosphoribosyltransferase, which yields MHHHLNTLYQGQSLSRDEARDAFGQVVRGEVDPIVLASLLTALKLKGETPEEIAGAADALLAEARPFPRPDYAFCDIVGTGGDGLNTINVSTTSALVAAACGLKVAKHGNRSVSSKSGSSDLLDKMGIRLDMSPELARRCLDELGICFLFAPQYHAGVRHAMPVRQALKTRTLFNVLGPLINPARPSYQLMGVYAPELVRPIAETLLALGLKTGMVVHGAGLDEVAIHGPTQVAEIRDGEIREYLLTPADFGLETYPVSAIQGGEPEENRAITAAILAGEGSPAHNAAIAANVAPLLVMAGKAPDFKQAAALVLAKLASGETSALAQALATLSHQEA from the coding sequence ATGCATCATCATCTCAACACCCTCTATCAGGGGCAGTCTCTCTCCCGCGACGAAGCCCGTGACGCCTTCGGTCAGGTGGTACGCGGCGAAGTGGATCCCATCGTGCTCGCCAGCCTGCTCACCGCCCTCAAGCTCAAGGGGGAGACCCCGGAGGAGATCGCCGGTGCCGCCGACGCCCTGCTGGCCGAGGCCCGTCCCTTCCCGCGCCCTGACTACGCCTTCTGCGACATCGTCGGCACCGGCGGTGATGGCCTCAACACCATCAACGTCTCCACCACCTCGGCGCTGGTCGCCGCCGCCTGCGGCCTGAAAGTGGCCAAGCACGGCAACCGCTCGGTCTCGAGCAAGTCGGGCTCCAGCGATCTGCTGGACAAGATGGGCATCAGGCTCGACATGAGCCCTGAGCTGGCCCGCCGCTGTCTGGACGAGCTCGGCATCTGCTTCCTGTTCGCCCCCCAGTATCACGCCGGGGTGCGCCACGCCATGCCGGTGCGTCAGGCCTTGAAAACCAGGACGCTGTTCAACGTCTTGGGGCCGCTTATCAACCCCGCCCGCCCCAGCTACCAACTGATGGGAGTCTATGCCCCCGAGCTGGTGCGCCCCATCGCCGAAACCCTGCTGGCACTGGGACTGAAAACCGGTATGGTGGTACACGGCGCCGGGCTGGACGAGGTGGCCATCCACGGCCCGACCCAGGTGGCCGAGATCCGTGACGGTGAGATCCGTGAGTACCTGCTCACCCCGGCCGACTTTGGCCTCGAGACCTACCCGGTCAGCGCCATTCAAGGGGGGGAGCCGGAAGAGAATCGCGCCATCACCGCCGCCATCCTGGCCGGCGAAGGCAGCCCGGCCCACAACGCCGCCATCGCCGCCAATGTGGCGCCGCTGCTGGTGATGGCGGGCAAGGCCCCGGACTTCAAGCAGGCCGCCGCCCTGGTGCTGGCCAAGCTGGCCAGCGGCGAGACCAGCGCGCTCGCCCAGGCACTCGCCACCCTGAGCCATCAGGAGGCATGA
- the trpCF gene encoding bifunctional indole-3-glycerol-phosphate synthase TrpC/phosphoribosylanthranilate isomerase TrpF: protein MPVTAQHSAQQESPQGSSQLRKDNEMSDLIAPHGFLNMASINQTILGKIVAAKQAWVAARQQAQPLESFQAALTPSDRDFEGQLRTGGTRFILECKKASPSKGLIRNDFDLEAIADVYGRYATAISVLTDEKFFQGDFAFLPRVRARVSQPVLCKDFMIDPYQVYLARHYQADAILLMLSVLTDEGYRALFKVAKELGLGVLTEVSNEEELTRAIALGAPVIGINNRDLRDLSVDLARTGQLAADIPADRVVISESGIRDRSQVARLRQHAKGFLVGSSLMEEADLEAAVRKLTLGQNKVCGLTRAEDAAAAHQAGAVFGGLIFVAKSPRYVDIPGARAVMAGAPLNYVGVFRNAQPQTIALTVEALGLAAVQLHGDEDAAYIEALRTLLPEGCEIWKAVGVTSGEPLPALDYPADRLLLDTKVGSQSGGTGQAFDWAMLASLDKSRLMLAGGLNPDNALRAAEVGCLGLDFNSGVESAPGQKDAQKLEAAFAALRKL from the coding sequence ATGCCAGTCACCGCTCAGCACAGCGCCCAACAAGAGAGCCCACAAGGCAGTAGCCAGCTTCGCAAGGATAACGAGATGTCAGACCTTATTGCCCCCCATGGCTTCCTGAACATGGCCTCCATCAACCAGACCATACTCGGCAAGATAGTGGCCGCCAAACAGGCGTGGGTGGCGGCCCGCCAGCAGGCGCAGCCGCTGGAGAGCTTCCAGGCCGCGCTCACTCCAAGCGATCGGGACTTCGAGGGGCAACTTCGCACCGGCGGCACCCGCTTTATTCTCGAATGCAAGAAGGCCTCCCCCTCCAAGGGGTTGATCCGCAATGACTTCGATCTGGAGGCCATCGCCGACGTCTATGGCCGTTACGCCACCGCCATCTCGGTGCTGACCGACGAGAAGTTCTTCCAGGGGGATTTCGCCTTCCTGCCAAGAGTGCGGGCCAGGGTCAGCCAACCGGTGCTGTGCAAGGACTTCATGATCGACCCCTATCAGGTCTATCTGGCTCGCCACTATCAGGCGGACGCCATCCTGCTGATGCTCTCGGTGCTCACCGACGAGGGCTACCGCGCCCTGTTCAAGGTTGCCAAGGAGCTGGGCCTCGGGGTGCTGACCGAGGTGAGCAACGAAGAGGAGCTGACCCGCGCCATCGCCCTGGGGGCGCCGGTGATCGGCATCAATAACCGAGACCTGCGCGATCTCAGCGTGGATCTCGCCCGCACCGGCCAGCTGGCCGCCGACATTCCCGCCGATCGCGTGGTGATCAGCGAATCCGGCATCCGGGATCGCAGCCAGGTCGCCCGCCTGCGCCAGCATGCCAAGGGCTTCCTGGTAGGCTCCTCCTTGATGGAGGAGGCGGATCTGGAGGCCGCGGTGCGCAAGCTCACCCTCGGCCAGAACAAGGTGTGTGGCCTGACCCGCGCCGAAGATGCCGCCGCCGCCCATCAGGCAGGTGCGGTATTTGGCGGCCTTATCTTCGTGGCCAAGAGCCCGCGCTACGTGGACATCCCCGGCGCCCGTGCCGTGATGGCCGGCGCCCCGCTCAACTATGTGGGGGTGTTTCGCAATGCCCAGCCCCAGACCATAGCCCTGACGGTCGAGGCCCTCGGGCTCGCCGCGGTGCAGCTGCACGGGGATGAAGACGCCGCCTATATCGAGGCGCTGCGTACTCTGCTGCCCGAGGGTTGCGAGATCTGGAAGGCGGTCGGTGTCACGAGCGGCGAGCCGCTGCCCGCCCTCGACTATCCGGCGGATCGGCTGCTGCTCGATACGAAAGTCGGCAGCCAGAGCGGCGGCACCGGTCAGGCGTTCGACTGGGCCATGCTGGCAAGCCTTGATAAATCTCGCCTGATGCTGGCGGGGGGCCTCAATCCCGACAACGCCCTGCGTGCCGCAGAGGTGGGTTGTCTCGGCCTCGATTTCAACTCCGGGGTGGAAAGCGCCCCGGGCCAGAAGGATGCACAGAAGCTTGAGGCCGCCTTCGCCGCCCTGCGCAAGCTGTGA
- the trpB gene encoding tryptophan synthase subunit beta, with amino-acid sequence MTLLNPFFGEFGGMYVPQILIPALLQLEKAFVDAKDDPAFIAEFQELLTEYAGRPTPLTLTRNLTKGTKTRLYLKREDLLHGGAHKTNQVLGQALLAKRMGKKEIIAETGAGQHGVATALACALLGLKCRVYMGAKDCERQKPNVFRMKLMGATVIPVHSGSSTLKDACNEALRDWAANYDSAHYLLGTAAGPHPFPTIVREFQKMIGEEAKAQCFVKEERLPDAVIACVGGGSNAIGIFADFIDEPSVRLIGVEPGGHGIESGEHGAPLGHGSKGVFFGMHSYLMQDEQGQIQESYSVSAGLDFPSVGPQHAHLAAIGRADYVSITDKEALDAFQELAKSEGIIPALESSHALAHALKMARSEPEKEQVLIVNLSGRGDKDIFTVADIFEKEGTLS; translated from the coding sequence ATGACCCTGCTTAACCCGTTTTTTGGTGAATTTGGCGGCATGTATGTGCCCCAGATCCTCATCCCCGCCCTGCTCCAGCTGGAGAAGGCCTTCGTCGATGCCAAGGATGACCCGGCCTTTATCGCCGAGTTTCAGGAGCTGTTGACCGAGTACGCCGGGCGCCCGACCCCGCTCACCCTGACCCGCAACCTGACCAAGGGCACCAAGACCCGCCTCTATCTGAAGCGCGAAGACTTGCTGCACGGCGGCGCCCACAAGACCAACCAGGTGTTGGGCCAGGCCCTGCTCGCCAAACGCATGGGCAAGAAAGAGATCATCGCCGAGACCGGCGCCGGTCAGCACGGGGTCGCCACGGCCCTGGCCTGCGCCCTGCTCGGCCTCAAGTGCCGGGTCTACATGGGTGCCAAGGATTGCGAGCGGCAGAAGCCGAACGTGTTTCGCATGAAGTTGATGGGGGCCACCGTCATACCGGTGCATTCGGGCTCATCCACCCTGAAGGATGCCTGCAACGAGGCGCTGCGCGACTGGGCTGCCAACTACGACAGCGCCCACTACCTGCTCGGCACCGCCGCCGGTCCGCACCCCTTCCCCACCATAGTGCGGGAGTTCCAGAAGATGATCGGTGAGGAGGCCAAGGCCCAGTGCTTCGTAAAAGAAGAACGGCTGCCCGATGCCGTGATCGCCTGCGTCGGCGGCGGCTCCAACGCCATCGGCATCTTTGCTGATTTCATCGACGAGCCCTCGGTGCGCCTCATCGGGGTCGAGCCCGGTGGCCACGGCATCGAGAGCGGCGAGCACGGTGCGCCGCTGGGTCACGGCAGCAAGGGGGTCTTCTTCGGCATGCACTCCTACCTGATGCAGGACGAGCAGGGTCAAATTCAGGAGTCCTACTCCGTCTCGGCGGGGCTGGACTTCCCCTCCGTCGGCCCGCAGCACGCCCACCTGGCCGCCATCGGCCGCGCCGACTATGTCTCCATCACCGACAAGGAGGCGCTGGACGCCTTCCAGGAGCTGGCCAAATCCGAGGGGATCATCCCGGCGCTGGAGTCCTCCCACGCCCTGGCCCACGCCCTCAAGATGGCGCGCAGCGAACCCGAGAAAGAGCAGGTGCTGATCGTCAACCTCTCCGGCCGTGGCGACAAGGACATCTTCACCGTCGCCGATATCTTCGAAAAAGAAGGAACCCTGTCATGA
- the trpA gene encoding tryptophan synthase subunit alpha, giving the protein MNRYAQLFSRLDAVNQGAFVPFVMLGDPTPELSLAIVDALVEGGADALELGIPFSDPVADGPTIQGAALRAFASHTTPDGCFELLTRVRAKYPQIPIGLLVYANLVYVRHIDGFYEKCQQAGVDSVLVADVPVQMCEPYKAAADRFGIDSIFIAPPNGDTETLKAVAELGSGYTYLVSRAGVTGAETKAGMPVDGLINTLREFKAPPALLGFGISEPAQVRDAIKAGAAGAISGSAVVKIIETHHQNPEHMLTRLKEFVEGMKAATNR; this is encoded by the coding sequence ATGAATCGCTACGCACAACTCTTCTCCCGTCTGGATGCCGTCAATCAGGGCGCCTTCGTGCCGTTCGTGATGCTGGGGGATCCCACTCCCGAATTGTCGCTGGCCATCGTCGATGCGCTGGTCGAGGGGGGCGCCGATGCCCTCGAGCTCGGTATTCCCTTCTCCGACCCGGTGGCGGACGGCCCCACCATCCAGGGCGCGGCCCTGCGCGCCTTCGCGAGCCACACCACCCCGGATGGCTGCTTCGAGCTGCTCACCAGGGTGCGCGCCAAGTACCCGCAGATCCCCATCGGTCTGCTGGTCTACGCCAACCTGGTCTATGTGCGCCACATCGACGGCTTCTATGAGAAGTGCCAGCAGGCAGGCGTGGATTCGGTGCTGGTAGCGGACGTGCCGGTGCAGATGTGCGAGCCCTACAAGGCGGCGGCCGATCGCTTCGGCATCGACAGCATCTTCATCGCGCCGCCCAACGGCGATACCGAGACCCTCAAGGCCGTGGCTGAGCTCGGCAGCGGTTACACCTATCTGGTGAGCCGCGCCGGCGTGACCGGCGCCGAGACCAAGGCCGGCATGCCGGTGGATGGCCTGATCAATACCCTGCGCGAGTTCAAGGCGCCGCCTGCCCTGCTCGGTTTCGGCATCAGCGAACCGGCCCAGGTCCGTGACGCCATCAAGGCCGGCGCCGCCGGTGCCATCTCCGGCTCCGCCGTGGTGAAGATCATCGAGACCCACCACCAGAACCCGGAACATATGCTCACTCGTCTGAAAGAGTTTGTGGAAGGGATGAAGGCCGCGACCAATCGATAA
- a CDS encoding reverse transcriptase domain-containing protein — MKQLDRKYYNLKPIHSNLYDHYILGLAWKKSDGFVRNYNWYADLLSLDKYTLIIDSAIKSWSNKISNGHFTSVKLNLIPAPKSAKWTIKNGEWTLNDSERTLRPLADISIRDQTIATTVLMCLADALESRQKNCSLSEQDYSEHIKNKVVSYGNRLLCDWEGEVARFRWGGSEFYRKYSSDYRSFLQRPISIGRKIREQVSTADEVYIIHLDLKNFYGSIKLELLIKKLEEIVTTHYKDLEDEAYVYDDVFWKKTLDLFQWSWTDESKKISDELNFSGPIGLPQGLASSGALSNAYLIRFDEKIINNLRQKINDSEIYIHDYCRYVDDLRFVVSGVSLTKEYIKSTIKDFIQHVLDEDLEQSPKDASNKLPYLEVNSQKTQIFELSALDNWSSLTNRVNEIQSEIGSSCIAERHTLDLNIPALQQLLQIDHNDTLQNIEQVFPDLNLGSVIKVDSLHRFSAHRLSSALMSKSKLISPNENFILENEASVVSNKLISTWLKDPSNMVLFRKAIEIHPSTPAYENILEFILNKAINSADIKEVYIMTYLLSDIFRSVTDIYIKLNTFQLNDYNPLFSKTTIAAQKLLSCKSDLPSYIYKQALFYLAVIKKPFISIKRRDKNIAKLHKVIMRQQFNQLRLFDGYLFEIAAQITGDYKANASFLLLHESSSSVLNKILDSYAFRGGKFWNAIWNELLNNNNEELIAKYRWASPKINLSPNGNSHYLSTIAAFKDNPFKHEHSLLKLGLALIDVVEREKSKFWRKDGYQLSPHELRVEIQSGKSWCDLWKIDTELTCIPDPKEMSLSSYDPRYETPEWLANDNEGYQYERKIYWICSILRGAALGNIDFTQRNNLSYEDDRYSGIRTQWLKRRMGMLQSPESIVGSFGTISDWFTHLLQHGLQWPGFSSSYIEEKEILSISSLNDFKICLKERLDALNSRVCVASNVPTLPTVINRPELSANLFRVVTVQQLFPKEIHFHRSDVTLDNKDVRWKHREHLAEVCKLTEQTLRAKLRVEQKNYKSTADLIVFSELAVHPDDEDIIRGLALRTKSIVFAGFVFSEHNGKVINKARWIIPDKAEFGMQWRVRDQGKLHMTPGEKSLNIEGYRPCQHVIEIEGSPEGPFKITGAICYDATDIKLAADLRDQTDMFVISAYNKDVNTFDNMASALQWHMYQHIIIANTGEYGGSTMQAPYKEKHHKLISHAHGTGQIAISTADIDLAAFRRKVIEYKKTKAEPAGFNRKH, encoded by the coding sequence ATGAAACAGTTGGATAGAAAATATTACAATTTAAAACCAATCCATTCTAATTTATATGACCATTACATATTGGGGCTAGCTTGGAAAAAATCAGATGGGTTTGTCAGAAACTACAATTGGTACGCTGATTTATTATCTCTCGATAAATACACTCTAATTATTGATTCGGCAATAAAATCTTGGTCAAATAAAATTTCAAACGGACACTTTACAAGTGTAAAACTGAACCTCATCCCTGCACCTAAATCTGCAAAATGGACGATTAAAAATGGCGAGTGGACTTTGAACGATAGTGAGAGAACGTTGCGTCCTTTAGCTGACATTTCTATTAGAGACCAAACCATAGCGACAACTGTACTGATGTGCCTTGCCGATGCACTGGAAAGTCGGCAAAAAAACTGTTCTTTATCCGAGCAAGATTACTCTGAACACATTAAAAACAAAGTTGTTAGTTATGGTAATCGCTTACTTTGTGATTGGGAGGGAGAGGTTGCTAGATTCCGGTGGGGCGGTAGTGAGTTTTATCGGAAATATTCTTCAGACTATCGCTCATTTTTACAAAGACCGATATCGATCGGACGAAAAATTAGAGAACAAGTAAGTACTGCCGATGAAGTTTATATCATTCACTTAGACCTAAAGAACTTTTATGGCTCTATAAAGCTAGAATTACTCATTAAGAAACTAGAGGAGATAGTTACCACCCACTATAAAGATTTGGAAGATGAAGCATATGTTTATGATGATGTATTCTGGAAGAAGACTTTAGATTTATTCCAATGGAGCTGGACTGATGAGTCAAAAAAAATATCTGATGAATTAAACTTTTCAGGTCCAATAGGATTGCCACAAGGACTTGCCTCTTCTGGGGCCTTGTCTAACGCTTACCTTATAAGGTTTGATGAAAAGATAATTAATAACCTAAGACAGAAAATAAATGATAGTGAGATTTACATACATGACTACTGCAGGTATGTAGATGACCTTAGATTTGTCGTTTCTGGCGTGTCATTAACTAAAGAGTACATCAAGAGCACAATTAAGGATTTTATACAGCATGTTCTTGACGAAGACCTGGAACAAAGCCCAAAAGACGCCTCAAATAAATTACCTTACTTAGAAGTAAACAGTCAAAAAACTCAAATTTTTGAATTGTCGGCTCTCGATAACTGGAGCAGTTTAACTAACAGAGTAAATGAAATACAAAGTGAAATTGGCTCTTCGTGTATTGCAGAACGACATACATTGGATTTAAATATCCCAGCACTTCAACAATTACTGCAGATAGACCACAATGATACACTTCAAAATATTGAGCAGGTTTTCCCCGACCTTAACTTGGGCAGTGTAATAAAAGTAGACTCTTTGCATAGGTTTTCTGCACATAGACTAAGCTCGGCATTAATGAGCAAAAGCAAGCTAATATCTCCAAACGAAAACTTCATTTTAGAAAATGAAGCTAGCGTTGTTTCCAATAAGTTAATATCCACTTGGTTAAAAGACCCATCTAACATGGTCTTATTTCGCAAGGCGATAGAAATACACCCATCAACTCCTGCATATGAAAATATACTAGAATTCATTCTTAATAAGGCCATAAATAGCGCCGATATAAAAGAAGTATATATAATGACATACTTGTTGTCAGATATTTTCAGGAGCGTTACGGATATTTACATAAAACTTAATACTTTTCAACTTAATGATTACAACCCTTTGTTTAGCAAGACTACAATCGCGGCTCAAAAATTACTGTCTTGTAAATCAGATTTACCCAGCTATATTTACAAACAAGCATTATTCTATTTAGCAGTTATAAAAAAACCATTCATTAGCATAAAGAGAAGAGATAAAAATATAGCAAAATTACATAAAGTTATTATGAGACAACAATTTAATCAACTTCGTCTTTTTGATGGATATTTATTCGAAATAGCTGCACAAATAACTGGTGACTATAAAGCTAATGCTTCTTTTTTACTATTACATGAGTCTAGCTCGTCAGTTCTAAATAAAATTTTAGACTCATATGCCTTTCGCGGCGGCAAGTTCTGGAATGCTATCTGGAATGAACTTTTAAATAACAATAATGAGGAACTTATAGCTAAATACCGATGGGCTTCACCAAAAATCAACTTGAGTCCAAATGGAAACTCTCATTATCTATCAACTATTGCCGCCTTTAAAGATAACCCTTTCAAACATGAACATTCATTACTAAAACTAGGACTTGCGCTGATAGATGTAGTGGAGAGAGAAAAGTCTAAGTTTTGGAGGAAAGATGGCTATCAACTTTCACCTCATGAACTAAGAGTGGAGATACAGTCTGGAAAATCATGGTGTGATTTATGGAAAATAGATACAGAACTAACTTGTATTCCAGACCCCAAAGAGATGAGTCTTAGCTCATATGATCCAAGATACGAGACTCCAGAATGGTTGGCAAACGATAATGAAGGTTATCAATATGAAAGAAAAATATATTGGATATGTAGTATATTACGAGGGGCAGCATTAGGTAACATTGATTTCACTCAACGAAATAACTTGAGTTATGAAGATGACCGATATTCTGGCATCAGAACTCAATGGCTCAAAAGACGAATGGGAATGTTACAATCACCTGAATCTATTGTTGGCTCTTTTGGGACAATTAGTGATTGGTTTACTCATCTACTCCAGCATGGTCTTCAATGGCCAGGTTTTTCTTCATCATATATCGAAGAAAAAGAAATATTGTCAATAAGCAGCTTGAATGATTTTAAAATTTGTTTGAAGGAAAGATTAGATGCTCTAAACTCTAGAGTGTGTGTGGCATCCAATGTTCCAACATTACCTACCGTAATTAACCGACCAGAACTTTCAGCAAATCTATTCCGAGTTGTAACTGTCCAGCAGTTATTTCCAAAAGAAATACACTTTCATCGTTCGGATGTAACGTTGGACAATAAAGATGTTCGATGGAAACACCGTGAACATTTAGCCGAAGTGTGTAAGTTAACAGAGCAAACATTGAGAGCAAAACTAAGAGTTGAACAAAAAAACTATAAAAGCACCGCTGATTTGATCGTTTTTTCAGAATTAGCAGTACATCCTGATGATGAAGACATCATACGAGGTCTTGCACTTAGAACCAAGTCAATTGTCTTTGCTGGATTCGTTTTCAGCGAGCATAATGGTAAAGTTATAAATAAAGCCCGCTGGATAATACCAGATAAAGCAGAGTTTGGTATGCAATGGCGCGTGCGAGATCAAGGAAAACTTCACATGACACCAGGAGAGAAATCTTTAAATATTGAAGGATATCGACCGTGCCAACATGTCATCGAAATTGAGGGCAGTCCAGAAGGACCATTCAAGATCACTGGAGCTATCTGTTACGATGCGACAGATATTAAATTAGCTGCTGATTTAAGAGACCAAACTGACATGTTTGTCATCTCTGCGTATAACAAAGATGTCAACACCTTTGATAACATGGCATCTGCACTCCAATGGCACATGTATCAGCACATTATCATAGCAAATACAGGGGAGTATGGAGGTTCAACCATGCAAGCCCCATACAAAGAAAAACATCACAAGTTAATATCTCATGCACATGGAACAGGCCAAATCGCCATTAGTACTGCAGATATTGACCTAGCAGCATTTAGACGCAAAGTTATAGAATACAAAAAAACAAAAGCAGAACCGGCGGGTTTCAATCGAAAGCACTAA